In Huiozyma naganishii CBS 8797 chromosome 5, complete genome, the genomic window CACCGACTTGCTCCCCTGAGTTGCTCTCGAAACTGGGAGCCATGAGCAAGAGCAGACGCATCCCAATTCAGACGCACTTGTCTGAGAACGAACGCGAGATCAAATGGGTCGCCGAGTTGTTCCCAGAGTGCTCCTCCTACACAGACGTGTATCACAAGCATGGCCTACTTGATAAGGGTACCGTGCTTGCACACTGCGTCCACTTGTCCCGCGAAGAGATCCAGCTCGTCAAGGAAACTGGCGCAGGGATCTCGCATTGTCCAATATCAAACAGCTGTCTGACCTCCGGTGAGTGCCCGGTTCGTCACTTACTACAAGAGGGAATCCCCATCGGGCTCGGGACAGACGTCTCGGGCGGCTACTCGACGAGCATTCTCGCTACGGCCCGCCACGCGCACCTCGTGTCCCGCCATGTTACGATGAAGCAACCAGAAGTGGAACCCTTAACCGTTGCAGAATGTCTTTACTTGGCCACGCTGGGCGGGGCCACGGCATTGAACATGCAAGACGAGCTGGGCACGTTCGACGTCGGCAAGAAGTTCGATGCGCAATTACTGGATCTCGGCGCACAAGATTCACCGGTGGATCTGTTCTCATGGCAGGGGATCTCCAAGGAGGACGTCCTGTCGAAATGGTTCTTCAACGGAGACGACAGAAATGTAAAACAAGTCTGGGTACAGGGCAGAAGCTCTTTATAACTGGGGCAGTAGAACAACAGCGGATAACTgttatcatcatcattcaatattattattttgtGTAAGAGAAGGTGTTTTATATATGTAGTGAACAcacaatttcaaagattaCCGCTCACATTTCTCACAATCGGCATTGCGCCTTCAGATAATGGCCTCTCCGTCTAAGGGATACTGCTCGTCACCAGTGGGACCCACTCCCGCAAAACTTTTATCGAGGAAAGAGTTGCTGTCACGTATGAAGCAATCCCTAcccaaaactgttcaagaagggGAGGAATTGGATGCTGAACCTGATAAAACTCCCTGTAAAGCCGCCGATGTTTCTACAGTCACTGGAGATGAGTATTTCTCGCCCCTCAGTTCAAAGATCTTGGAAAAAGACACTGGCCCCGCGGTTGTTCTGGAGGATGGCGGCAAAGATGCAGATCTAGAATTAACCACCGCCGTAGAGGCTCCCTTGGAGGAAACGCACCACTGCGATGCGTGTGAAGCATTTATAGTGGAGAAAGCCAATCGTGAAGACGTTTTGGAAGTTGCAATGACGAAGTTGGCGAGGACCCGCCTAGAGATCCAGGAGGCTTTCCAATGGTACTCACAGGAACTGCAAAACCTCAAGAGcagtttctcttctttgactACAGTAGCCGCTCAGACTGGGAAAAATTACGAGGCAAAGGAGAGGATCATTCGTCGTCAGTTCAAGCAAGTCGTGGAGAAACTTCAGTTTGAATATAATCAATTCACCGAAGAGAAGGCCAAAGAACTGTCTGAAAAGGATATGTCACTGACACAAAGTACAAATCTTGTAAAAGAGTTATCCTCAAAACTGAACATCTCTCAGACCGAATTTGAAAGGTTTAAATCCCAAATTTCGCGCATGTCGTTGTTTGGGACCAATATTGGCGATGTGTTGAAGAGTGCATTGGAATCAGAAAATGTCGGAAACTGTATTCTGGACccatctttcaaaaagaacaacccTAATGTGTCCGGATTTGCATATACACCAATAACGGAGGTAGTTGAAAAGCAATGCACTGAGACGATTAACAGCTACAAAGAAATATTGGGGGCTACAGAGAAGCGTTgggagaaggagaaaaaacACTTTGAGCAGGGGAAGGAACGTTCCTGGGAGAACGAACGTGTCAGGTTAACGCAAAGTAACGCATCTCTAGAAACCGAAGTTCACAGATTAGAGAAAGAGCTTGCTCTGCAAAGAGATGCCCTCAGTAAAACGGAAAAAGAGAGGGATAATAACCGAACCAAGCTATTAGAAACGGAGGCAAAATTGCATGCATCGAAGGAGGAATCCTTCGTTAAGCTTTTGGAAGTCAATGACCAATTGGTCAAAGAACGGCACTCCGTGGGCTTAAAATTTAAGAACTGTCAAGTGGAGTTACAGGAAGCTGAAAGAATGCTAGAACAGCGAAACGAGTACATAAACGAGCTCAGAGAGGCGCAGAAGTTACAGCTGGCGACCATGACAAACGTCACTACCAAGTATAATTTATTGGAAGGAGATAAGGACAAGAGTGTGCTCTGGGAGGACCTGTGTTCCATCCAGCCAGAGGCGACGGAGGAGTACTTGCAGTTCGAGCGCTTTGACAGCTTGACCTACGTAGAACTGCAAAACATAGTCAAGAAGTTGGTGGTCATGTTGATGATCCCAATGGACAAAGTGGACAAGAGACTCATCATGACGGGGATCGCGCTGAAATATGAGCGCAACGTGTATTCGTATTTTGCAAACAGGCTCAATTACTTGCTGCATAAGGAAAAAATCCCCATCAAGGAGTACCAGCAGTGTGCCTACCAGCAGTTCAAGTGCACTGGCACTTTGGAGGGCATCAACCACGGCCTCACCGACAAGCTGGAGGAGCTGTATAACGACATCGCTGAAAAGATATAGTTGTGTGTTCATCAATTTGTAATCTCTCAAAACTCCGGGCTATACTTTACAACACTGAATAGCAGTAAATAGCAATAACGTATAGCGTTCACAACTCACTGTCATCTTTGTGACTACGctcttttggaaaatggAATAAATTAG contains:
- the GUD1 gene encoding guanine deaminase (similar to Saccharomyces cerevisiae GUD1 (YDL238C); ancestral locus Anc_2.20), which codes for MITTDGTVYVGAFVDTPALGVLRWRDLCVRVDGTGTVVAVVPLPEVEKKPLTLEQIRDVCFPGMQCEVRDLRCGAGGAGGKAACVFLPGFIDTHIHASQYANCGLFGSTTLLDWLNKYTFPLEASLADLQLAREVYGAVVSSTLRNGTTTAVYYATIDAQSSQLLATLCSELNQRAFVGKVCMDREGPDFYLETTEQSLIATEKLVNFCRDKLQDDKVRPILTPRFAPTCSPELLSKLGAMSKSRRIPIQTHLSENEREIKWVAELFPECSSYTDVYHKHGLLDKGTVLAHCVHLSREEIQLVKETGAGISHCPISNSCLTSGECPVRHLLQEGIPIGLGTDVSGGYSTSILATARHAHLVSRHVTMKQPEVEPLTVAECLYLATLGGATALNMQDELGTFDVGKKFDAQLLDLGAQDSPVDLFSWQGISKEDVLSKWFFNGDDRNVKQVWVQGRSSL
- the ADY3 gene encoding Ady3p (similar to Saccharomyces cerevisiae ADY3 (YDL239C) and CNM67 (YNL225C); ancestral locus Anc_2.16) — its product is MASPSKGYCSSPVGPTPAKLLSRKELLSRMKQSLPKTVQEGEELDAEPDKTPCKAADVSTVTGDEYFSPLSSKILEKDTGPAVVLEDGGKDADLELTTAVEAPLEETHHCDACEAFIVEKANREDVLEVAMTKLARTRLEIQEAFQWYSQELQNLKSSFSSLTTVAAQTGKNYEAKERIIRRQFKQVVEKLQFEYNQFTEEKAKELSEKDMSLTQSTNLVKELSSKLNISQTEFERFKSQISRMSLFGTNIGDVLKSALESENVGNCILDPSFKKNNPNVSGFAYTPITEVVEKQCTETINSYKEILGATEKRWEKEKKHFEQGKERSWENERVRLTQSNASLETEVHRLEKELALQRDALSKTEKERDNNRTKLLETEAKLHASKEESFVKLLEVNDQLVKERHSVGLKFKNCQVELQEAERMLEQRNEYINELREAQKLQLATMTNVTTKYNLLEGDKDKSVLWEDLCSIQPEATEEYLQFERFDSLTYVELQNIVKKLVVMLMIPMDKVDKRLIMTGIALKYERNVYSYFANRLNYLLHKEKIPIKEYQQCAYQQFKCTGTLEGINHGLTDKLEELYNDIAEKI